From a single Chthoniobacterales bacterium genomic region:
- a CDS encoding homocysteine S-methyltransferase family protein, with protein sequence MIASRQTLPQLSGDLFLTDGGMETTLIFHEGIDLPLFAGFTLLATSEGRAALRKYYRTYAGLARRHGVGFVLESPTWRANPDWGAQLGYTPETLAEANRQGIGLMHEVREEFETAATPIVVSGCVGPRGDGYAPSALMNADEAARYHTAQVRTLRDAGADLVSAFTMNYIEEAVGIARAAEALDIPAVISFTLETDGRLPGGLTLREAIETVDAATSAPPAYYMINCAHPVHFEAALTAGEPWLRRIRGIRANSSMRSHAELNDAPDLDEGDPADLGCRHRDLLRKMPHVTVLGGCCGTDHRHVEAILLACRRASADG encoded by the coding sequence ATGATTGCATCCCGACAGACCCTTCCCCAACTCTCCGGCGACCTTTTCCTCACCGACGGCGGCATGGAAACAACCCTCATTTTTCACGAGGGCATCGATCTGCCGCTCTTTGCGGGCTTCACCCTGCTCGCCACATCGGAGGGCCGCGCGGCCTTGCGGAAATATTACCGCACCTATGCCGGCCTCGCGCGGCGGCACGGCGTGGGCTTCGTGCTCGAGAGCCCGACCTGGCGGGCGAACCCCGATTGGGGCGCGCAGCTCGGCTACACGCCGGAAACGCTGGCGGAGGCCAACCGCCAGGGCATCGGCCTCATGCACGAGGTTCGCGAGGAATTCGAGACCGCCGCGACGCCGATCGTCGTCAGCGGCTGCGTCGGGCCGCGCGGCGACGGCTATGCCCCCTCCGCGCTGATGAATGCCGACGAGGCGGCGCGCTACCACACGGCGCAGGTCCGCACGCTGCGCGACGCCGGGGCGGACCTCGTGAGCGCGTTTACCATGAACTACATCGAGGAGGCTGTCGGCATCGCCCGGGCCGCGGAGGCACTGGACATCCCGGCGGTGATCTCCTTCACTCTCGAGACCGACGGCCGGCTGCCCGGCGGCCTGACGCTCCGCGAGGCCATCGAAACCGTGGACGCCGCCACCAGCGCGCCGCCCGCGTATTACATGATCAACTGCGCGCACCCCGTGCATTTCGAGGCCGCTCTGACGGCGGGCGAACCGTGGCTGCGCCGCATCCGGGGCATCCGCGCAAACTCCTCGATGCGCAGCCACGCCGAGCTCAACGATGCTCCCGATCTCGACGAGGGCGATCCCGCCGATCTCGGCTGCCGCCATCGCGACCTGCTCCGAAAAATGCCGCACGTCACCGTGCTCGGCGGCTGCTGCGGCACGGACCATCGCCACGTCGAGGCCATCCTGCTCGCGTGCCGGCGCGCGTCCGCCGACGGCTAA